The following coding sequences lie in one Changpingibacter yushuensis genomic window:
- a CDS encoding SHOCT domain-containing protein: protein MDLNNFWSFFWLILEVFLLFVYIVLFFMIAQDIFRDSKMGGWAKAIWVLFLIIIPFVTAFVYLIARGNGMERRRREAAVAAQRAVDSYIRETANGNPAHVIAEANTLFQQGVITKEEFDQLKARALA, encoded by the coding sequence ATGGATCTCAACAACTTTTGGTCTTTCTTTTGGCTGATACTCGAAGTGTTCTTGTTGTTTGTCTACATTGTGCTGTTCTTCATGATCGCGCAAGACATCTTCCGGGACTCAAAGATGGGCGGATGGGCCAAGGCCATTTGGGTACTGTTCCTCATCATCATCCCATTCGTCACCGCATTCGTGTACCTCATTGCCCGTGGTAATGGCATGGAGCGCAGGCGCCGTGAAGCTGCGGTCGCAGCTCAGCGGGCAGTTGACAGCTACATCCGCGAGACGGCCAACGGTAATCCCGCACACGTGATTGCCGAGGCAAACACTCTGTTCCAGCAGGGTGTCATCACCAAGGAAGAATTCGATCAGCTCAAAGCACGGGCGCTTGCCTGA
- a CDS encoding phage holin family protein, with protein sequence MMRTLTRFLLRLAVTLASAAIGLLGAAWIVPGFSVHAQGFIIATVVLAILQALLSPLVSRLIGRFIPALEGGIGIISTTVALLVAGLIPAASGISAQSLGTWLFAGFVVWLVTALATVVLAWILARTSGSSSTGSAT encoded by the coding sequence ATGATGCGAACGCTTACTCGGTTCTTGCTCAGGTTGGCTGTGACCTTGGCAAGTGCAGCAATAGGCTTGCTGGGTGCGGCTTGGATCGTGCCCGGATTCAGCGTTCACGCGCAAGGCTTCATCATCGCCACGGTGGTCTTGGCAATACTTCAGGCACTTCTTTCACCGCTTGTCTCACGATTGATCGGCCGGTTCATTCCGGCGCTCGAAGGCGGGATCGGAATCATTTCCACAACTGTGGCTCTGCTGGTGGCCGGCCTCATCCCGGCCGCTAGCGGCATCTCTGCGCAATCGTTGGGAACATGGTTGTTCGCGGGCTTCGTTGTGTGGCTTGTCACCGCCCTTGCCACAGTTGTGCTCGCGTGGATTCTGGCGCGAACCTCTGGTTCTTCTTCTACGGGAAGCGCCACGTAG
- a CDS encoding 4-(cytidine 5'-diphospho)-2-C-methyl-D-erythritol kinase codes for MRSVLASAPAKVNLALRVGPPRLDGYHPLDTVFEALDIFDDVEATSVSDSSVTLSISGLGEDLPVDSRNLAVSAALLLQERFAVPTGVALRITKRIPVAGGMAGGSADAAATLVACNKLWNLDLSTDQLMELGAELGSDVPFCILGSLAHGTGRGEVLRPLKVGVMHSWVILTQRQGLSTPEVFREFDSLMDYVRIPETLVPDTQDLQEALEDSDLEAVGRLMVNDLEQPAFVVRPDIREVLRAAQEYGIRAIMSGSGPTVAVLADDFSTADAIAGKLSRQFPELTVLRANGPAAGAHVQVVR; via the coding sequence GTGCGTTCAGTTCTTGCTTCCGCTCCCGCAAAGGTCAATTTGGCTCTGAGAGTCGGCCCGCCCCGCCTTGATGGCTACCATCCTCTCGATACGGTGTTCGAAGCGCTGGATATCTTTGACGACGTCGAAGCTACCTCCGTATCGGATTCCTCAGTTACTTTGAGCATTTCGGGGCTGGGGGAGGACTTACCCGTTGATTCACGCAACCTTGCTGTAAGCGCAGCCCTTCTCCTTCAGGAGAGATTCGCAGTGCCCACAGGTGTAGCGCTGCGTATCACCAAACGGATTCCAGTGGCGGGGGGCATGGCCGGAGGATCCGCTGATGCAGCTGCGACGCTCGTTGCCTGCAACAAGCTGTGGAATCTGGACCTCTCCACTGATCAACTCATGGAGCTAGGCGCAGAACTGGGCTCTGATGTTCCCTTCTGCATTCTTGGTTCACTCGCCCACGGAACTGGCCGCGGCGAAGTGTTGCGCCCACTTAAGGTCGGCGTAATGCACAGTTGGGTGATTCTCACCCAACGTCAGGGGCTTTCTACACCGGAGGTGTTCCGCGAGTTTGACTCCCTCATGGATTACGTTCGGATACCTGAAACCCTTGTCCCTGACACACAAGACCTGCAAGAAGCACTTGAGGATTCCGATCTTGAGGCAGTCGGGCGGCTTATGGTCAACGATCTTGAACAGCCAGCCTTCGTAGTGAGGCCTGATATTCGGGAGGTCCTGCGGGCCGCGCAGGAGTACGGTATCCGCGCGATCATGTCGGGTTCCGGACCAACGGTCGCGGTTCTGGCGGACGATTTCTCAACGGCTGACGCGATCGCAGGGAAACTCTCGCGGCAGTTCCCAGAACTGACAGTGCTACGGGCGAACGGCCCTGCTGCTGGTGCGCACGTTCAGGTGGTTCGCTGA
- a CDS encoding ABC-F family ATP-binding cassette domain-containing protein, with the protein MAHLLGAENLHLEYPNRIVFDSVSLGINEGDRIGIVGRNGDGKSSLLAMLAGKLEPYSGRVTRRTGLRMGVLDQSDTLDPEDTVGHTVVGDREEYVWAGDPKIRDIIAGLVPDLAWDTKVGKLSGGQRRRVALAALLVGDWDVIALDEPTNHLDVEGITWLANHVKNRWPKNSGGFLVVTHDRWFLDEVATATWEVHDRIVEPFEGGYAAYVLQRVERDRQSATIEAKRQNLMRKELAWLRRGAPARTSKPKFRIEAANELIADVPDPRNKLELSRLATARLGKDVVDLLDAGFAYGDNEVLHGIEWHIAPGERTAIMGANGAGKSTLLGLIAGALTPTSGRIKRGKTVQLAMLDQQFSQLEQIGEDKVRDVLAEYRTTYTVDGKDMTPAQLLERLGFAREHLSSKVSELSGGQRRRFQLLLVLLSEPNVLILDEPSNDVDTDMLTVMEDLLDSWPGTLIVVSHDRYFVERVTDQQYAILNGTLRHLPGGVDEYLRLRDEEVAAHSEVESGSGSQLPAEGSSSALTGAQVHALRKELSAIERKMDKATAKIKKIHAKMADADQSDYEKIGKLNQDVQALQDEAEELEMNWLEISEQLE; encoded by the coding sequence ATGGCACATCTGCTTGGTGCCGAAAACCTCCATCTCGAATACCCAAACCGCATTGTCTTTGATTCAGTCTCGCTCGGAATCAACGAAGGTGATCGCATTGGCATCGTTGGCAGGAACGGGGATGGCAAGTCTTCGCTTCTGGCGATGCTCGCTGGAAAACTCGAACCTTACTCTGGCCGCGTCACGCGCCGAACCGGGCTGCGAATGGGCGTTCTGGATCAAAGTGACACTCTTGACCCCGAAGATACGGTGGGCCACACCGTCGTCGGCGATCGTGAAGAATATGTGTGGGCGGGTGATCCGAAGATTCGCGACATCATCGCGGGTCTGGTACCTGATCTGGCGTGGGACACGAAGGTCGGGAAGCTCTCCGGTGGGCAGCGCAGGCGCGTGGCACTCGCGGCGCTTCTTGTTGGCGATTGGGATGTCATAGCACTCGACGAACCCACCAACCATCTTGATGTGGAAGGCATTACGTGGCTAGCGAACCACGTAAAGAATCGGTGGCCAAAGAACTCAGGCGGATTCCTCGTGGTCACGCATGATCGGTGGTTTCTCGACGAAGTGGCAACAGCAACGTGGGAAGTCCACGATCGAATCGTTGAGCCTTTTGAAGGTGGCTATGCGGCATACGTTCTGCAGCGCGTAGAACGTGACCGGCAATCGGCCACAATCGAGGCGAAGAGGCAGAACCTCATGCGAAAGGAACTTGCCTGGCTCCGGCGAGGCGCGCCTGCGCGAACCTCCAAGCCGAAGTTCCGAATCGAGGCCGCGAACGAACTCATCGCTGATGTCCCGGATCCACGTAACAAGCTGGAGCTTTCACGTTTGGCGACCGCTCGCCTTGGCAAGGATGTAGTGGATCTGCTCGATGCTGGGTTTGCATATGGAGACAACGAGGTTCTGCACGGGATTGAGTGGCACATTGCGCCTGGCGAACGCACCGCGATCATGGGTGCGAACGGAGCAGGTAAGTCAACGTTGCTCGGATTGATTGCGGGAGCACTAACGCCCACCTCGGGCCGCATCAAACGAGGTAAGACCGTTCAACTTGCCATGCTGGATCAACAGTTCAGCCAACTTGAGCAGATCGGTGAAGATAAGGTGCGTGACGTGCTCGCCGAGTACCGCACTACCTACACTGTGGACGGCAAGGATATGACTCCTGCCCAGCTGCTCGAACGGCTCGGATTTGCCCGGGAGCATTTATCCTCCAAGGTGAGCGAGCTTTCCGGTGGGCAGCGCCGTCGGTTCCAGCTTCTGCTCGTGCTCTTGTCTGAACCGAACGTGCTCATCCTCGACGAACCATCGAATGATGTGGACACGGATATGCTGACCGTCATGGAGGACCTTCTGGACTCATGGCCGGGCACCCTCATCGTGGTCTCGCATGACCGATACTTCGTGGAGCGGGTAACAGATCAGCAGTACGCCATCCTGAACGGCACATTGCGTCACCTCCCCGGTGGGGTGGATGAGTATCTGCGGCTTCGCGATGAGGAGGTTGCGGCTCACTCTGAAGTGGAATCCGGCTCCGGTTCACAGCTTCCTGCCGAGGGGAGCTCTTCCGCATTGACTGGCGCGCAAGTGCATGCCCTGCGCAAGGAGCTGAGTGCAATCGAGCGCAAGATGGACAAGGCCACCGCCAAGATCAAGAAGATCCATGCCAAGATGGCGGATGCGGACCAATCCGATTATGAAAAGATCGGAAAGCTCAATCAAGATGTGCAAGCTCTCCAGGATGAAGCTGAGGAGCTGGAGATGAACTGGCTGGAGATATCCGAGCAGCTCGAGTAG
- a CDS encoding pyridoxamine 5'-phosphate oxidase family protein: MIDAEPDPSTPFEEGGDFAFPNRSSPRSAELSFDSRGNQPDLGVAFTPAIDAFLCEHTVMSVAVYANGMLRAASVFYCLERGAPRLLYYSDPSTQHGRLSTANPRMAATIARQETDAAAIRGLQLYGTTELLQAEAAESARATFAAAFPAVDIVPAPIWAFTPSEAKLVDNRLGFGHKELWPAS, translated from the coding sequence GTGATCGACGCCGAGCCTGACCCCTCTACTCCGTTCGAAGAAGGTGGCGATTTTGCGTTTCCCAACCGGAGTTCTCCACGTTCTGCAGAGCTATCCTTCGACTCACGGGGAAACCAACCTGACCTGGGCGTAGCCTTCACACCGGCAATCGATGCGTTCTTGTGCGAACACACCGTCATGTCTGTGGCGGTCTACGCGAACGGCATGCTGCGGGCGGCAAGCGTGTTCTATTGTCTGGAACGCGGTGCCCCCCGACTGCTCTATTATTCAGACCCCAGCACGCAGCACGGCCGCCTCAGCACCGCCAACCCTCGAATGGCTGCCACCATCGCACGGCAGGAGACCGACGCCGCGGCAATCCGCGGCCTGCAGCTCTACGGAACCACTGAGCTCCTGCAGGCTGAGGCTGCCGAGTCGGCACGGGCAACGTTCGCCGCAGCATTCCCAGCTGTGGACATCGTGCCTGCACCCATCTGGGCGTTTACTCCCTCAGAAGCGAAGCTAGTGGATAACCGTTTGGGTTTTGGCCACAAGGAGCTGTGGCCGGCTTCGTGA
- a CDS encoding UbiX family flavin prenyltransferase has translation MSTSLVSRAADVILKERRRLVLVAREAPLSLIHLRNMITVTEAGATVFPPVPAFYTNPTSLADVVDHTVGRVLDQFGIDTASFPRWREENLQASFRQKPVMRTDEVYS, from the coding sequence GTGAGCACATCGCTGGTTTCCCGCGCCGCCGACGTCATACTGAAGGAAAGGCGCCGCCTCGTGCTTGTTGCCCGCGAGGCCCCCTTATCGCTCATCCACCTGCGCAACATGATCACTGTGACCGAAGCCGGGGCGACCGTCTTCCCGCCCGTCCCCGCGTTCTACACCAATCCCACAAGTCTCGCTGACGTGGTGGACCACACTGTTGGCCGGGTGCTTGACCAGTTTGGCATTGACACCGCATCCTTCCCACGTTGGCGCGAAGAGAACCTGCAGGCCTCTTTCCGCCAGAAGCCCGTGATGCGCACAGATGAGGTGTATTCGTGA
- a CDS encoding UbiD family decarboxylase, protein MGSTNHTHAASANTAVNDLRSALALIQDDPTQFITTDHPVDPNAQLAGVYKHIGAGGTVMRPTRRGPAMQFTNIVGFEDVSVLVGMLADRARVAKLLGATPTSINHLVAEAFNHAREPVVVTRNEAPVQEKVYLASEPDFDIRTLLPAPTNTPVDAAPFFCMGLLLGTDPQTGHSDVTIHRIAVQGRDELSIFFAPGRHIDAFRKKAEAAGKPLPVTINMGLDPAVYIGACFEAPTTPFGYDELQVAGGIRHEPVSLVKALTVEQHAIARAEIVIEGELLPNVRVREDQNSDTGHAMPEFPGYNGPANPSLPLFKVTAVTTRTHPILETLVGPGEEHTSLAGIPTEASLIRALEAALPGFVTQVYAHTAGGGKLLAIIQVHKEKAFDDGRAHQAALVAFATYSELKNVILVDQDVDPFDTDDVLWAMTTRMQGDTDIITIPGVMGHVLDPSQQPEYNPSIPAKGVTAKTIFDATAPYRLKEQFTRAQFLEVDPRPWAPQLHVRCAPWPRLRME, encoded by the coding sequence ATGGGCTCAACCAACCACACGCACGCGGCATCGGCGAACACCGCAGTGAACGATCTACGCTCGGCGCTCGCCCTCATCCAGGACGATCCCACGCAGTTCATCACCACGGATCATCCCGTGGACCCAAACGCGCAGCTCGCAGGCGTGTACAAGCACATCGGCGCCGGCGGAACAGTAATGCGACCTACCCGTCGCGGGCCGGCCATGCAGTTCACCAATATCGTGGGCTTTGAGGATGTCAGCGTGCTGGTGGGAATGCTCGCCGATCGAGCACGGGTTGCCAAGCTTCTGGGAGCAACTCCCACTTCTATCAACCACCTCGTAGCAGAAGCTTTCAACCACGCAAGAGAGCCCGTCGTCGTCACAAGGAACGAAGCGCCGGTGCAGGAAAAGGTGTATCTGGCCTCCGAACCGGACTTCGATATCCGCACCCTTCTACCTGCTCCAACGAACACGCCGGTGGACGCCGCACCATTCTTCTGCATGGGCCTGCTCTTGGGCACTGACCCGCAGACTGGGCACTCGGACGTGACGATCCACCGAATCGCCGTGCAGGGCCGCGACGAGCTATCCATTTTCTTCGCACCGGGCCGCCACATTGACGCATTCAGGAAGAAGGCCGAGGCCGCCGGAAAACCGCTGCCTGTGACGATCAATATGGGCCTAGACCCCGCCGTTTACATCGGCGCATGCTTCGAGGCACCAACCACTCCCTTCGGCTATGACGAACTGCAGGTGGCCGGGGGCATCCGCCACGAACCGGTGAGCCTGGTCAAGGCACTAACAGTGGAACAACACGCGATCGCACGTGCCGAAATCGTCATCGAGGGCGAATTGTTGCCCAATGTGCGAGTTCGCGAAGATCAGAATTCGGATACCGGCCACGCCATGCCCGAGTTTCCCGGCTACAACGGCCCGGCGAACCCCTCCCTACCCCTCTTCAAGGTCACGGCAGTCACCACACGCACTCACCCCATCCTTGAGACATTGGTAGGCCCCGGCGAGGAACACACCTCTCTAGCTGGCATCCCCACGGAAGCATCACTCATCCGGGCACTGGAAGCCGCCCTGCCCGGTTTCGTCACCCAGGTTTATGCGCACACCGCAGGTGGCGGAAAGCTGCTAGCCATCATCCAGGTACACAAGGAGAAAGCGTTCGACGACGGCCGTGCCCACCAAGCCGCGTTAGTCGCGTTCGCAACATACAGCGAGCTGAAGAACGTGATTCTTGTTGATCAGGACGTGGATCCGTTCGATACGGATGACGTGCTGTGGGCAATGACCACTCGAATGCAGGGAGATACCGATATCATCACCATTCCTGGCGTCATGGGGCACGTCCTGGATCCATCTCAACAACCCGAATACAACCCCTCGATTCCCGCGAAGGGCGTAACCGCCAAGACTATCTTCGACGCCACCGCACCGTATCGGCTCAAGGAACAGTTCACGCGAGCACAGTTCCTTGAAGTGGACCCGCGGCCGTGGGCACCGCAGCTACATGTTCGATGCGCACCTTGGCCAAGATTGCGAATGGAGTGA
- a CDS encoding MarR family winged helix-turn-helix transcriptional regulator: MPVPPYSSAGALYRARDEQHLTQAQLAAQMFITQAGMLKRLRKLQRLGFIERNIDPTDARKQTVSLTDPGRVVLESVLDEFFTAERKSLDTLSGPQRIELTRMLRELLNQRDD, translated from the coding sequence TTGCCTGTTCCTCCATATTCATCGGCTGGAGCGCTCTATCGCGCTCGCGACGAGCAGCATCTGACCCAAGCGCAGCTCGCGGCCCAAATGTTCATCACACAAGCCGGCATGCTCAAGCGCCTCCGAAAGCTCCAACGGCTCGGCTTCATTGAGCGGAACATCGATCCAACTGATGCGCGAAAACAGACTGTTTCCCTAACCGATCCGGGCCGCGTGGTGCTCGAATCGGTGCTCGATGAGTTCTTCACCGCCGAACGGAAAAGTTTAGATACATTGAGCGGCCCGCAACGGATCGAGCTGACTCGGATGCTGCGCGAGCTTCTTAACCAACGCGACGATTAG
- a CDS encoding riboflavin synthase encodes MFTGIVEELGTVKDIMLQPHGGATLAIAGPLAVQGAKRGDSIAVSGVCLTVVDQPAEGVFVVDIMPETLHRTALGTLTAGSRVNLERALPVDGRLHGHIVQGHVDGVGQLSRRVDSDGWIELRVEAPEALTGFIAEKGAVALNGVSLTVTTVVGHEFGVALIPETLRMTNLGLLDAGDPVNIEIDVVARYVAQLLEKGSLPAKIS; translated from the coding sequence ATGTTCACTGGAATTGTTGAAGAACTCGGGACCGTCAAGGACATCATGCTCCAACCCCATGGAGGAGCAACGTTGGCCATCGCTGGACCACTTGCGGTCCAGGGAGCCAAGCGCGGAGATTCCATCGCGGTATCTGGCGTCTGCCTCACTGTGGTGGACCAGCCAGCCGAAGGAGTATTCGTCGTCGACATTATGCCGGAAACGCTGCACCGCACTGCGCTGGGTACCCTGACCGCAGGTAGCCGGGTCAACCTTGAACGCGCGCTACCGGTTGATGGGCGCCTGCATGGGCACATTGTGCAAGGCCACGTGGATGGTGTGGGTCAGCTCAGTAGGCGTGTGGACTCCGACGGGTGGATTGAGCTTCGTGTGGAGGCGCCCGAAGCGCTCACAGGTTTCATTGCTGAGAAGGGCGCGGTTGCGCTCAATGGAGTATCTCTGACAGTGACAACTGTTGTGGGGCATGAGTTTGGTGTGGCGCTTATCCCGGAGACCCTTCGCATGACCAATCTGGGGCTCCTAGATGCGGGCGATCCGGTCAACATCGAGATCGACGTCGTAGCCAGATACGTGGCACAGCTCCTAGAGAAGGGTTCGCTTCCGGCCAAGATCTCGTGA
- a CDS encoding MarR family winged helix-turn-helix transcriptional regulator produces the protein MKTAREPRDEVDGIVESWGRERPDFDPEPLAVFSRMVRLTYHIDKMRRQAFTRHSIESWEFEMLAALRRQGPPYRLTAGRLMQETLVSSGTVTNRIDRMVARGNARRLPDPTDKRVVHVEATPAGVELVDQAMADLLDLESEQLDGLGADSSRELAALLRELLAHFERGGK, from the coding sequence ATGAAAACCGCGCGAGAGCCTCGTGATGAGGTGGATGGAATTGTTGAGTCGTGGGGCCGCGAGCGCCCTGACTTTGATCCCGAACCACTTGCGGTGTTCTCTCGAATGGTGCGGCTGACTTACCACATTGACAAGATGCGCAGGCAGGCGTTTACGCGCCACTCGATCGAATCGTGGGAGTTTGAGATGCTTGCTGCGTTGCGCCGTCAAGGCCCTCCGTATCGCCTGACGGCGGGGCGCCTCATGCAGGAGACCCTTGTTTCTTCCGGCACGGTTACTAATCGAATCGATCGAATGGTGGCTCGCGGGAACGCGCGGCGTCTTCCAGATCCCACAGACAAACGAGTGGTTCATGTGGAGGCTACACCGGCGGGAGTGGAGCTCGTGGATCAGGCGATGGCAGATCTGCTGGACCTAGAGAGTGAACAACTTGACGGGCTAGGCGCAGACTCCAGCCGGGAACTTGCCGCGCTGCTGCGTGAGCTTCTGGCCCATTTTGAGCGGGGCGGGAAGTAG
- a CDS encoding OsmC family protein yields the protein MTSQTSTPTQPDVSLERTGTRTYHAQNSRGATLEIGKGEGQWSPGDLLKAALLGCNAMSADSRLAHVLGDDFALSGVIANEYREDEDRFTKFVVELIPEFKDLDPEAEADTRKRALAAIARYCTVGHTLDHAVPHETIITRED from the coding sequence ATGACTTCTCAAACTTCAACTCCCACCCAGCCAGACGTCTCCCTAGAGCGCACTGGAACGCGAACCTACCATGCGCAGAACTCGCGTGGCGCAACGTTGGAGATCGGCAAGGGCGAAGGCCAGTGGAGCCCCGGTGACTTGCTCAAGGCAGCCCTGCTGGGCTGCAACGCGATGTCAGCAGATTCCCGCTTGGCGCACGTGTTGGGTGATGACTTCGCATTGAGCGGGGTCATCGCCAACGAGTATCGAGAAGACGAGGATCGATTCACAAAGTTCGTTGTGGAGCTCATCCCCGAGTTCAAGGATCTTGATCCGGAAGCCGAGGCCGACACGCGAAAGCGGGCTCTGGCAGCGATCGCCCGCTACTGCACTGTGGGGCACACCCTCGACCACGCCGTGCCGCATGAAACCATCATCACCCGCGAAGACTGA
- a CDS encoding ABC transporter permease produces MLGLIIKREFTTLLGSKAMRISTAVIVILCLAAGVAGNIFLGDDSSDDQAIPEATSVSITSEANALTPYLEQLGVSVEETSGNPDDVARDSGNAVISGSPAAPTITSTDGADPIRDVVVLAATEKLMDEAGALTPDVSANLAALASTTVTSVATDAFSENPIGYAVGMVGVLMLMMITLMGISTLSAGVVEEKASRVVEILLTTVRPRTLLLGKILGIGSAMLVIFAVYLAGILGGLWIAGLLDQISTLGALGVWGYVPMLLLWIVLGYFTFAGITGGISATVSRQEDLGAVQTPLIFMQMIPLYLAIYLVPYLPDATVTKVLSYVPLFSPYLMPMRAAVGGVEVWEQVLAIALTLITIPLLALVAGKIYERSILHTGERIKLKQVLRKAA; encoded by the coding sequence ATGCTAGGACTCATCATCAAACGCGAGTTCACAACACTGCTGGGCTCCAAAGCTATGCGAATCTCCACGGCAGTCATCGTGATTCTGTGCCTCGCCGCCGGCGTAGCTGGCAACATCTTCTTGGGAGATGACAGCTCTGATGATCAGGCAATCCCTGAAGCCACATCCGTATCCATCACGTCTGAAGCCAACGCGCTGACGCCCTATCTTGAGCAACTGGGTGTGAGTGTCGAGGAAACCTCTGGTAATCCAGATGACGTAGCGCGCGATTCCGGCAACGCAGTTATTTCTGGCAGTCCCGCGGCTCCCACCATCACCTCGACCGACGGCGCCGATCCCATCAGGGACGTGGTGGTACTGGCCGCAACGGAGAAGCTGATGGATGAAGCTGGAGCACTGACCCCAGACGTATCAGCGAACCTCGCCGCTCTAGCCAGCACCACTGTCACCAGCGTGGCAACTGACGCCTTCAGTGAGAACCCCATTGGCTACGCCGTGGGCATGGTGGGTGTGCTCATGCTCATGATGATCACGCTCATGGGAATCTCCACACTCTCGGCTGGCGTGGTAGAAGAGAAAGCGAGCCGCGTGGTGGAGATCTTGTTGACCACCGTGCGCCCGCGGACCCTCCTGCTCGGAAAGATCCTAGGCATCGGCTCAGCTATGCTCGTCATCTTCGCGGTGTACCTAGCCGGCATCCTCGGAGGCTTGTGGATCGCAGGACTGCTGGATCAAATCAGCACACTGGGCGCACTAGGCGTGTGGGGATACGTGCCGATGCTGCTTCTGTGGATCGTTCTGGGCTACTTCACATTCGCCGGAATCACTGGCGGAATCTCCGCCACAGTTTCCCGGCAGGAAGATCTGGGCGCAGTTCAGACTCCTCTCATTTTTATGCAGATGATCCCGCTATACCTTGCGATCTACCTTGTGCCCTACCTTCCGGATGCCACCGTAACCAAGGTGCTCTCCTACGTGCCACTCTTTTCCCCTTACCTGATGCCCATGCGTGCGGCAGTCGGTGGAGTCGAGGTGTGGGAGCAAGTGCTCGCTATCGCGCTTACGCTGATCACGATTCCACTGCTCGCCCTAGTGGCCGGCAAGATCTACGAGCGTTCCATTCTGCACACAGGTGAGAGGATCAAGCTCAAGCAGGTCTTGAGGAAGGCCGCATAG
- a CDS encoding ABC transporter ATP-binding protein → MPLAGPMLGIDHLNKSFGSLQALRDLSFNVGKGEMFGFVGSNGAGKTTAMRIMLGVMSADSGEVTWNGAPISFEARKTIGYMPEERGLYPRFAVGPQLEYLARLHGMNKSEAHAAMEYWTERLGIQARREDNVQKLSLGNQQRVQLAAALIHNPTLMVLDEPFSGLDPVAVDVMSQVLKEKVESGASVVFSSHQLDLVERLCDRVGIISQGHMVAEGTINELRSTESQQLALASGAAPEQLSAALLPLGITLAPDPLDGSAEAPAISGLTRVIFNQPAGVSDQTVLQAAISAGPVHEFGPRRPHLTDLFKDVVVVTAPDQPETKPAKRSLWKKVAR, encoded by the coding sequence ATGCCACTCGCTGGCCCAATGCTGGGTATCGATCACCTCAACAAGTCATTTGGATCATTGCAAGCGCTTCGCGATCTCTCCTTCAATGTGGGAAAGGGGGAGATGTTCGGGTTCGTCGGCTCGAACGGAGCAGGCAAGACCACCGCGATGCGGATCATGCTGGGAGTTATGTCTGCCGATTCAGGTGAGGTCACGTGGAACGGCGCACCTATCTCCTTCGAGGCTCGCAAGACGATCGGCTACATGCCAGAGGAACGCGGCCTGTATCCCAGATTCGCCGTGGGGCCACAACTCGAATACCTGGCTCGCTTGCACGGGATGAACAAGTCCGAAGCACACGCAGCAATGGAGTACTGGACTGAGCGCTTGGGCATTCAGGCACGCCGTGAGGACAACGTACAAAAGCTCTCCCTCGGAAACCAGCAGCGCGTGCAGCTCGCAGCAGCACTCATCCACAACCCCACGCTCATGGTGCTTGATGAACCCTTCTCCGGATTGGATCCAGTAGCAGTAGATGTGATGTCTCAGGTCCTCAAAGAGAAAGTGGAATCTGGCGCGTCCGTGGTGTTCTCCTCCCATCAGCTCGATCTGGTGGAGAGGTTGTGCGACAGGGTAGGCATTATTTCCCAAGGTCACATGGTTGCCGAAGGAACAATCAACGAACTGCGCTCCACAGAATCCCAGCAGTTGGCACTCGCTTCCGGAGCTGCACCCGAACAGCTTTCCGCCGCACTCCTCCCGCTCGGCATCACGCTAGCGCCAGACCCGCTCGATGGCAGCGCAGAAGCGCCCGCCATTTCGGGGCTCACCCGCGTGATCTTCAATCAACCCGCCGGAGTTTCAGACCAGACAGTGTTGCAAGCCGCGATCAGCGCGGGACCTGTTCACGAGTTCGGGCCCCGCAGGCCACACTTGACGGACTTGTTCAAGGACGTCGTCGTCGTGACTGCGCCAGATCAACCCGAAACTAAGCCGGCCAAACGGTCACTGTGGAAGAAGGTGGCGCGCTGA